Proteins encoded by one window of Aphidius gifuensis isolate YNYX2018 linkage group LG2, ASM1490517v1, whole genome shotgun sequence:
- the LOC122849689 gene encoding uncharacterized protein LOC122849689 has product MNITFFLTCCFLLCIEFHWTTCDIQEEQFDELDNVTSIKVQLGISDKKIIQCIFETWNHKDDTQSPFESFELYDENKSFIRNDWLKFIGHKDNSCSFIIIPELLKNIYHKDSLGGRWAIKEMYCIPTSFQTFFGTCKKHEYVTSYTIRHPSY; this is encoded by the exons atgaatattacattttttttaacatgttgCTTTTTGTTGTGCATTGAATTTCATTGGACAACATGTG ATATTCAAGAAGAGCAATTTGATGAATTAGATAATGTAACATCAATTAAAGTACAACTTGGAAtatcagataaaaaaataatacaatgtaTTTTCGAAACATGGAATCATAAAGATGATACACAATCTCCGTTTGAATCTTTTGAATTATACGATGagaataaatcatttattcgAAATGATTGGTTGAAATTCATTGGCCACAAAGACAATAGCTgttcttttattataattcctgaacttttaaaaaacatttatcataAGGACAGTTTAGGTGGAAGATGGGCTATCAAAGAAATGTATTGTATCCCAACATCCtttcaaacattttttggAACTTgtaaaaaacatgaatatgTCACTTCCTATACAATACGTCATCCATCATactaa
- the LOC122849690 gene encoding DAZ-associated protein 2-like isoform X1 yields MTDKKADHYKDDDLIQVTYSVAPHPPTGFVPAQAQPATYGVAGASPYGVFPNQPQLYATQGPPPPTYDQMTHPMMYQPMYGQGYPGGYLTGYPTAYGPLQYYPPLAAAAAYYPAAAMQPQPVRPTMLVPNGFEGGRFDGISQQVLPPPPPGVAANAAQLAAMAGHSVALSQKKGSFLGGATEGGYTFW; encoded by the exons CGGACCATTACAAAGATGATGATTTGATCCAAGTCA CATATTCCGTGGCTCCTCATCCACCAACAGGATTTGTGCCAGCCCAAGCACAACCAGCAACTTATggag ttgctGGAGCAAGTCCATATGGAGTATTTCCAAATCAACCGCAATTATATGCAACACAAGGACCACCACCTCCAACATATGATCAAATGACTCATCCaatg atgtaTCAGCCAATGTATGGTCAAGGATATCCAGGTGGTTATTTAACTGGTTATCCAACAGCTTATGGACCACTTCAATATTATCCGCCATTAGCAGCAGCTGCAGCTTATTATCCTGCTGCTGCAATGCAACCACAACCAGTAAGACCAACAATGCTGGTACCA aatGGTTTTGAGGGTGGAAGATTTGATGGAATATCACAGCAGgtattaccaccaccaccaccaggtGTTGCTGCAAATGCAGCACAATTAGCAGCTATGGCAGGACACAGTGTTGCATTGTCACAGAAAAAAGGCTCATTCCTTGGTGGTGCAACGGAGGGTGGCTATACATTTTGGTAA
- the LOC122849686 gene encoding oligosaccharyltransferase complex subunit ostc — translation MDLIYRAPYCVLEVPNLKLKKPSWFVKPSAMVVFSIVLLSYFMVTGGIIYDVIVEPPSVGSTTDEHGHTRPVAFMPYRVNGQYIMEGLASSFLFTLGGLGFIILDQTHAPSTPKLSRLLLTSVGFICIVVSFITCWIFMRMKLPGYF, via the exons ATGGATTTAATATATCGAGCACCATACTGTGTGCTCGAAgtaccaaatttaaaattaaaaaaaccatcatGGTTTGTAAAACCAAGTGCAATGGTAGTATTTTCAATAGTCCTACTGTCATACTTCATGGTAACTGGAG gTATTATTTATGATGTTATTGTTGAGCCTCCAAGTGTTGGATCAACAACTGATGAACATGGTCACACAAGACCg GTTGCATTTATGCCTTATCGTGTTAATGGACAATACATAATGGAAGGTCTTGCATCAAGTTTTCTATTTACACTTGGTGGTCTTGGCTTTATTATTTTGGATCAAACTCATGCACCATCAACACCAAAACTTAGTAGATTACTTTTAACAAGTGTTGGATTTATTTGCATTGTTGTTTCATTCATAACTTGCTGGATCTTTATGCGAATGAAACTTCC tggTTACTTCTAG
- the LOC122849684 gene encoding zinc finger CCHC domain-containing protein 24-like isoform X2: MAACHSHPRAHLQIQDNDYPQNHQQKIQSNYPPHLLNWVYLAISDQNSIQHNDQNNIFPTIWGNFPTANNSHHQSYISKNTLNPGSLTLGGNLMDTISDLAEHFNELGLLDKKPTKKPPANYLCHLCFKKGHYIKDCPQARPKGEGLTPYQGKKRCFGEYKCSKCKRKWMSGNSWANMGQECIKCHINVYPHKQRPLEKPDGLDVSDQSKIHPQHLCEKCKTLGYYCRRVQ, encoded by the exons atggcAGCTTGCCATTCACATCCACGAGCACATTTACAAATTCAAGATAATGATTATCcacaaaatcatcaacaaaaaattcaatcaaattaTCCACCTCATCTACTTAATTGGGTTTATCTAGCAATTTCTGatcaaaattcaattcaacatAATGATCAg aataatatttttccaacgATATGGGGTAATTTTCCAACGGCAAATAATTCACATCATCAATCATACATatctaaaaatacattaaatccAGGATCATTGACCTTGGGTGGTAATTTGATGGATACAATAAGTGACTTGGCTGAGCATTTCAATGAACTTGGTTTGCTTGATAAAAAACCAACGAAAAAACCACCAGCAAATTATTTATGTCATTTGTGTTTTAAAAAAGGTCATTATATCAAGGATTGTCCAcag gcAAGACCTAAAGGTGAAGGCCTAACACcatatcaaggaaaaaaacGCTGTTTTGGTGAATACAAATGTTCAAAATGTAAACGTAAATGGATGTCAGGAAATAGTTGGGCAAATATGGGTCAAGAATGTATCAAGTGTCATATAAATGTTTACCCTCACAAACAG aGACCACTTGAAAAGCCAGATGGCCTGGATGTATCAGACCAAAGTAAAATTCATCCTCAACATCTttgtgaaaaatgtaaaacacTTGGTTACTATTGTCGACGTGTTcagtaa
- the LOC122850643 gene encoding protein FAM136A-like: MVEEQGKRVEDAIVKFVKDVDESLTKIEDDWHRCKAKCCDNKSYNSQEVQSCVENCSGPLNRAQQYILNEFERAQNRLQRCVMECEDSIRDKMGPNPSQDEVNNLGEDSEKCAIKCVGTIGVGLLPAFQSAMNIALQSDKFN, encoded by the exons atggtTGAAGAACAAGGAAAACGTGTTGAAGATgcaattgtaaaatttgttaaagACGTGGATGAATCtttaacaaaaattgaa GATGATTGGCATAGATGTAAAGCAAAATGTTGTGATAATAAATCATACAATTCACAAGAAGTACAAAGTTGTGTTGAAAATTGTAGTGGTCCATTAAACAGAGCTCAACAATATATTCTAAATGAATTTGAACGTGCTCag aatCGTTTGCAAAGATGTGTCATGGAATGTGAAGATTCAATTCGTGATAAAATGGGTCCAAATCCATCACAAGATGAGGTCAACAATTTGGGTGAAGATTCTGAAAAATGTGCAATAAAATGTGTTGGTACAATTGGTGTTGGTCTACTTCCAGCTTTTCAATCAGCAATGAATATAGCACTTcaaagtgataaatttaattaa
- the LOC122850642 gene encoding cyclin-dependent kinase-like 4, which produces MEKYENIKIVGEGSYGIVMKCRDKETCKIVAIKKFLETEDDVNIRKMVFREIRMLKKLHHDNLVNMIEVFRRRKRFYLVFDYLDHTVLDELEASPGGLGPQISRRHIFQVLRGLNFCHVNHIMHRDIKPENILVSSNGVIKICDFGFARFISGPNESCTDYVATRWYRAPELLVGDLRYGKAVDIWALGCLYAEMVTGDPLFPGKSDVDQLYLITKLLGGLCKKHQTIIKQNTMINLPTKFPRRSSLSDDQSLNNTNAIRSLRSQFKSWTSSAVDFLSQCLRMDPENRSSSSNLLHHFLFMQDDFAEKFLIELKKNIYKENVKNSMTLRRIESKKTANEKTRVFYGSAERWQIQKNGEEFSTDDHQRNKKLNNFGSKSSAQRSTNSQEDSMYIGSLSITPNTTYIKLLDNTSFYKTDQKNQNIFSFPALPPSRRK; this is translated from the exons atggaaaaatatgaaaatattaaaattgttggtGAAGGAAGTTATGGAATTGTTATGAAATGTCGTGACAAAGAAACTTGTAAAATAGtagctattaaaaaatttttagaaactGAAGATGATGTTAATATTCGTAAAATGGTATTTCGTGAAATACGAATGCTTAAa aAATTACATCATGATAATTTGGTAAACATGATTGAAGTAtttagaagaagaaaaagattttATCTGGTATTTGATTACCTTGATCATACTGTTTTGGATGAGCTAGAAGCATCACCTGGTGGTCTTGGTCCACAAATATCACGTCgacatatttttcaagttcttcGTGGATTAAATTTTTGTCATGTTAATCAT aTAATGCATCGTGATATTAAGCCAGAAAATATATTAGTTTCATCAAATggtgttattaaaatttgtgaTTTTGGCTTTGCAAGATTTATATCTGGTCCAAATGAATCATGTACTGATTATGTTGCAACAAGATGGTACAGGGCACCAGAATTATTAGTTGGTGATTTGAGATATGGTAAAGCTGTTGATATTTGGGCACTTGGTTGTCTCTATGCAGAAATGGTTACTGGTGATCCATTATTTCCTGGTAAAAGTGATGTTGATCAGCTGTATTTAATCACCAAACTTCTTG GAGGACTTTGTAAAAAGCATCAAacaattatcaaacaaaatacaatgatTAATTTACCAACAAAATTTCCACGACGTTCAAGTCTATCTGATGATCAATCATTGAATAATACAAATGCCATTCGTTCACTGAGATCACAgtttaaaagttggacatcATCagctgttgattttttatctcaatgtCTTAGAATGGATCCGGAAAATAGATCATCTAGCTCAAATTtacttcatcattttttatttatgcaagATGATTTtgctgaaaaatttttaattgaattaaagaaaaatatttataaagaaaatgttaaaaattcaatgacgTTAAGACGaattgaaagtaaaaaaacagCTAATGAAAAAACAAGAGTTTTTTATGGAAGTGCTGAAAg ATGGCAAATACAGAAAAACGGTGAAGAATTTTCTACAGATGATCAtcagagaaataaaaaattgaataacttTGGATCAAAATCATCAGCACAAAGATCAACTAATTCGCAGGAAGATTCAATGTATATTGGCTCACTATCAATCACTCCAAATACAACTTATATTAAACTTTTGGATAAcacaagtttttataaaacagatcaaaaaaatcaaaatatattttcatttccaGCACTACCACCATCTCGtagaaaataa
- the LOC122849685 gene encoding calcium and integrin-binding protein 1-like, translated as MGAGKSQFTEEELQDYQDLTYFTKKEVLYAHQKFKALAPEKVGHNRNAKLPMSKILQYPELRVNPFGDRICKIFSSSQDGDCTFEDFLDMMSVFSDAAPKAVKAEHAFRIFDFDGDDMLGVGDLREVIDRLTAPHRLSENDMQRLLQSLLEEADLDDDGALSFAEFEHIIEKSSDFSKTFRIRL; from the exons ATGGGAGCTGGAAAAAGTCAATTTACCGAAGAAGAATTGCAGGATTatcag gatcTTAcgtattttacaaaaaaagaagTGTTATA tgcacatcaaaaatttaaagcaCTTGCACCAGAAAAAGTTGGTCATAATCGTAATGCAAAACTTCCAATGTCAAAAATATTACAGTACCCAGAATTACGAGTTAATCCATTTGGTGAtagaatatgtaaaatatttagttcAAGTCAAGATGGTGATTGTAcatttgaagattttttagATATGATGTCAGTATTTTCTGATGCTGCACCAAAAGCAGTTAAAGCTGAACATGCATTTCGTATATttg ATTTTGATGGTGATGACATGTTGGGAGTTGGTGATCTTAGAGAAGTTATTGATCGACTTACAGCACCACATCGACTCAGTGAAAATGATATGCAACGTTTATTACAATCATTACTTGAAGAAGCtgatcttgatgatgatggagcACTTAGTTTTGCTGAATTTGAacatatcattgaaaaaagcagtgatttttcaaa AACATTTCGTATTCGTTTATGA
- the LOC122849688 gene encoding protein FAM136A-like — MAKVGKSDRVMEETLTVQATLDRKFYRKLKVNMYKCVAHCHENNATTEKELEKCIETCSVPLIKTMEIVDSETDDIQMRFLNCEEKCDKSELNGKNNYDDCISKCSKEFRNAIEDAIKKITIKVEENKF, encoded by the exons ATGGCTAAAGTAGGAAAATCAGATCGTGTTATGGAGGAAACTTTAACTGTTCAAGCAACTTtagatagaaaattttatcgaaaacttaag GTAAATATGTACAAGTGCGTTGCACATTGTCATGAAAATAATGCAACAACTGAAAAAGAATTAGAAAAATGTATCGAAACATGTAGTGTTCCACTAATTAAAACTATGGAAATTGTTGACTCTGAAACTGATGACATAcag atgagatttttaaattgtgagGAAAAATGTGATAAGAGTGAAttaaatggtaaaaataattatgatgattgtATTTCGAAATGCTCCAAAGAATTTCGAAATGCAATTGAAGatgctattaaaaaaataacaattaaagttgaagaaaataaattttaa
- the LOC122849687 gene encoding protein FAM136A-like, with protein sequence MVEEQRKRVEDAMSKIVEDIDKSHLRKIQGDMHRCAAKCCDNKSYNSQKVQSCVENCSGPLNRAQQYIQTEFERAQNRLQRCVMECNDSIRDKMGPNPSQDEVNSLSEDFEKCATKCVDTYVGLLPALQSAMKKALQSDKFN encoded by the exons atggtTGAAGAACAAAGAAAACGTGTTGAAGATGCAATGTCAAAAATTGTTGAAGACATTGATAAATCACatttaagaaaaattcaa GGTGATATGCATAGATGTGCAGCAAAATGTTGTGATAATAAATCATACAATTCACAAAAAGTACAAAGTTGTGTTGAAAATTGTAGTGGTCCATTGAACAGAGCTCAACAATATATTCAAACTGAATTTGAACGTGCTCag aatCGTTTGCAAAGATGTGTCATGGAATGTAACGATTCAATTCGTGATAAAATGGGTCCAAATCCATCACAAGATGAGGTCAACAGTTTGAGtgaagattttgaaaaatgtGCAACAAAATGTGTTGATACATATGTTGGTTTACTTCCAGCTCTTCAATCAGCAATGAAAAAAGCACTTcaaagtgataaatttaattaa
- the LOC122849690 gene encoding DAZ-associated protein 2-like isoform X2 — protein sequence MTDKKAYSVAPHPPTGFVPAQAQPATYGVAGASPYGVFPNQPQLYATQGPPPPTYDQMTHPMMYQPMYGQGYPGGYLTGYPTAYGPLQYYPPLAAAAAYYPAAAMQPQPVRPTMLVPNGFEGGRFDGISQQVLPPPPPGVAANAAQLAAMAGHSVALSQKKGSFLGGATEGGYTFW from the exons CATATTCCGTGGCTCCTCATCCACCAACAGGATTTGTGCCAGCCCAAGCACAACCAGCAACTTATggag ttgctGGAGCAAGTCCATATGGAGTATTTCCAAATCAACCGCAATTATATGCAACACAAGGACCACCACCTCCAACATATGATCAAATGACTCATCCaatg atgtaTCAGCCAATGTATGGTCAAGGATATCCAGGTGGTTATTTAACTGGTTATCCAACAGCTTATGGACCACTTCAATATTATCCGCCATTAGCAGCAGCTGCAGCTTATTATCCTGCTGCTGCAATGCAACCACAACCAGTAAGACCAACAATGCTGGTACCA aatGGTTTTGAGGGTGGAAGATTTGATGGAATATCACAGCAGgtattaccaccaccaccaccaggtGTTGCTGCAAATGCAGCACAATTAGCAGCTATGGCAGGACACAGTGTTGCATTGTCACAGAAAAAAGGCTCATTCCTTGGTGGTGCAACGGAGGGTGGCTATACATTTTGGTAA
- the LOC122849684 gene encoding zinc finger CCHC domain-containing protein 24-like isoform X1, giving the protein MAACHSHPRAHLQIQDNDYPQNHQQKIQSNYPPHLLNWVYLAISDQNSIQHNDQNNIFPTIWGNFPTANNSHHQSYISKNTLNPGSLTLGGNLMDTISDLAEHFNELGLLDKKPTKKPPANYLCHLCFKKGHYIKDCPQARPKGEGLTPYQGKKRCFGEYKCSKCKRKWMSGNSWANMGQECIKCHINVYPHKQVSLGPSTSLSTSSLHSFNSSLRYRPLEKPDGLDVSDQSKIHPQHLCEKCKTLGYYCRRVQ; this is encoded by the exons atggcAGCTTGCCATTCACATCCACGAGCACATTTACAAATTCAAGATAATGATTATCcacaaaatcatcaacaaaaaattcaatcaaattaTCCACCTCATCTACTTAATTGGGTTTATCTAGCAATTTCTGatcaaaattcaattcaacatAATGATCAg aataatatttttccaacgATATGGGGTAATTTTCCAACGGCAAATAATTCACATCATCAATCATACATatctaaaaatacattaaatccAGGATCATTGACCTTGGGTGGTAATTTGATGGATACAATAAGTGACTTGGCTGAGCATTTCAATGAACTTGGTTTGCTTGATAAAAAACCAACGAAAAAACCACCAGCAAATTATTTATGTCATTTGTGTTTTAAAAAAGGTCATTATATCAAGGATTGTCCAcag gcAAGACCTAAAGGTGAAGGCCTAACACcatatcaaggaaaaaaacGCTGTTTTGGTGAATACAAATGTTCAAAATGTAAACGTAAATGGATGTCAGGAAATAGTTGGGCAAATATGGGTCAAGAATGTATCAAGTGTCATATAAATGTTTACCCTCACAAACAGGTTAGTCTAGGACCATCAACATCGTTATCAACATCCTCGTTACATTCGTTCAACTCCTCCCTGCGTtac aGACCACTTGAAAAGCCAGATGGCCTGGATGTATCAGACCAAAGTAAAATTCATCCTCAACATCTttgtgaaaaatgtaaaacacTTGGTTACTATTGTCGACGTGTTcagtaa